One genomic window of Cellulophaga sp. Hel_I_12 includes the following:
- the prmA gene encoding 50S ribosomal protein L11 methyltransferase — protein MEQENTYIEYHFRVTPLEPATDILIAQLGEVLFESFLETEDGVLAYIKKSDWSTSILDTIEILKNPNFKIENDSKEIAQENWNATWEQNFNAIQVDEKCIVRAPFHEKANVLYDIVIEPKMSFGTGHHETTHMMLQHILDTDFKNKSVLDMGSGTGVLAILAAMKGATEVDAIDIDNWCYLNAQENVERNNCTHINVMEGDASLLGDKSYAIIIANINRNILLADISTYVQCLQPGGILFLSGFYTEDLPIITEKCNEVGLKFDSNLERNNWVAAVYRK, from the coding sequence ATGGAACAAGAAAATACGTACATCGAATATCATTTTAGAGTAACCCCACTAGAACCCGCTACTGATATTTTAATTGCTCAACTAGGTGAAGTGCTTTTTGAAAGCTTTTTAGAAACTGAAGACGGAGTTTTGGCCTACATTAAAAAAAGCGATTGGTCAACTTCGATTTTAGACACTATCGAGATATTGAAAAACCCAAACTTTAAAATAGAAAACGACTCTAAAGAAATAGCTCAAGAAAATTGGAACGCTACTTGGGAACAGAATTTCAATGCGATTCAGGTGGATGAAAAATGTATTGTTCGGGCTCCTTTTCACGAAAAAGCCAATGTGCTGTATGATATTGTTATTGAACCTAAAATGAGTTTTGGCACTGGACATCATGAAACAACCCACATGATGTTACAACATATTCTAGATACAGATTTTAAAAATAAGTCTGTTTTAGATATGGGAAGTGGTACTGGTGTATTAGCCATTTTAGCAGCCATGAAAGGCGCAACAGAGGTCGACGCTATCGATATTGATAATTGGTGCTATTTGAACGCACAAGAAAATGTAGAGCGCAATAATTGCACGCATATCAATGTTATGGAGGGTGATGCCTCTTTGTTAGGGGATAAAAGCTATGCTATCATTATCGCCAACATTAATCGGAATATTTTGTTGGCTGATATTTCGACCTATGTACAATGCTTACAACCAGGCGGGATTTTATTTTTAAGTGGATTCTATACGGAAGATCTGCCCATAATTACCGAGAAATGTAATGAAGTAGGCTTAAAATTCGATTCTAATTTAGAACGTAATAATTGGGTGGCTGCAGTTTATCGAAAATAA
- a CDS encoding ATP-dependent Clp protease adaptor ClpS — MSTKEKVLEDLLVEEATQQQNEIVLYNDEVNTFDHVIETLIGVCDHTPEQAEQCSIIVHHNGKCTVKTGDYDDLKPRCSKLLQAGLSAEIV; from the coding sequence ATGAGCACAAAAGAAAAGGTCTTAGAAGACCTACTTGTAGAAGAAGCAACGCAACAACAAAACGAAATAGTACTGTATAACGATGAGGTCAATACCTTCGACCATGTCATTGAAACCTTAATAGGGGTTTGCGATCATACGCCGGAGCAAGCAGAACAATGCTCTATTATTGTTCATCACAATGGTAAATGTACCGTAAAAACAGGGGATTACGATGATTTAAAGCCTCGATGCAGTAAGCTATTACAAGCCGGACTAAGCGCAGAAATTGTATAG
- the tpiA gene encoding triose-phosphate isomerase, translated as MRSKIVAGNWKMNKNQEETEALLAELSAKLPDTAAEVMVAPTFVNLASAVRDLESSTIQVIAQNMHFAESGAFTGEISADMLLSIGVQTVIIGHSERRAYFGETDEILAKKVKAALAKNMRVMFCFGEELEDRKSDNHFNVVAGQLKNGLFDLEAEAWKNIVLAYEPVWAIGTGETASPEQAQEMHAFIRKTITEAFDANIANTVSILYGGSVKPSNAVEIFSKPDVDGGLIGGASLVADDFMAIVKAI; from the coding sequence ATGAGAAGTAAAATTGTAGCAGGAAATTGGAAAATGAATAAAAATCAGGAAGAAACAGAAGCATTACTTGCTGAACTTTCCGCAAAACTGCCTGATACAGCCGCAGAAGTAATGGTGGCACCAACCTTTGTGAATTTAGCTTCTGCTGTTCGTGATTTAGAATCTTCAACCATTCAAGTAATTGCTCAAAACATGCATTTTGCTGAAAGTGGTGCCTTTACAGGTGAAATTTCTGCCGATATGCTTTTGAGCATAGGAGTTCAAACCGTAATCATAGGTCATTCTGAGCGAAGAGCCTATTTCGGTGAAACTGATGAAATATTAGCAAAAAAAGTAAAAGCAGCACTGGCAAAAAATATGAGAGTTATGTTCTGTTTTGGAGAGGAATTAGAAGACCGAAAGTCAGATAATCATTTTAATGTTGTCGCAGGTCAATTAAAAAATGGTTTATTTGATTTGGAGGCCGAAGCTTGGAAAAATATTGTTTTAGCGTATGAACCTGTTTGGGCCATAGGTACGGGGGAAACAGCATCACCTGAGCAAGCGCAAGAAATGCACGCTTTTATCCGTAAAACAATCACCGAAGCTTTTGATGCGAATATCGCTAATACCGTCTCTATTTTATATGGTGGTAGCGTAAAGCCGTCTAATGCTGTTGAAATATTTTCTAAGCCCGATGTGGATGGAGGGTTAATTGGAGGGGCATCTTTAGTTGCGGACGATTTTATGGCGATAGTAAAAGCGATTTAA
- the truA gene encoding tRNA pseudouridine(38-40) synthase TruA, which produces MRYFVVFSYSGKQYHGWQIQPNAITVEEVLEEAFSTLLGEKIDLIGAGRTDAGVHAKQMVAHFDAVISRDIEDLLYRLNAFLPADIAVQNIYKVADDAHARFDAHSRTYEYWLVQEKNPFLIPFAHYVKYPLDIEKMNQAAELLLTYKDFECFSKSNTDVNTYLCTISHAQWVLNKDVLVFTITADRFLRNMVRAIVGTLLEVGLGKLEIEAVKTIIKSKNRSNAGPSVPAKGLYLTQVSYPKRTK; this is translated from the coding sequence TTGAGATATTTTGTTGTGTTTTCGTACTCCGGAAAACAATACCATGGTTGGCAAATTCAGCCCAATGCTATTACGGTTGAAGAAGTTTTGGAAGAAGCTTTTTCAACACTTTTAGGAGAAAAAATCGATTTAATTGGCGCAGGTAGAACAGATGCAGGCGTACATGCAAAACAAATGGTTGCACATTTTGATGCTGTTATAAGTAGGGATATTGAAGATTTACTATATCGCTTAAATGCTTTTTTACCTGCGGATATCGCAGTGCAGAATATTTACAAGGTAGCTGACGATGCCCACGCCCGGTTTGATGCGCATTCAAGAACCTATGAATATTGGTTGGTACAAGAAAAAAATCCTTTTTTGATACCCTTTGCACACTATGTAAAATATCCTTTAGACATTGAGAAAATGAATCAAGCGGCAGAACTATTGTTAACCTATAAGGACTTTGAATGTTTTTCAAAGTCGAACACTGATGTAAACACATATTTATGTACCATAAGCCATGCGCAATGGGTCCTTAACAAGGATGTGCTGGTTTTTACGATTACTGCAGATCGTTTTTTAAGAAATATGGTCAGAGCTATTGTAGGTACCTTACTTGAAGTAGGCTTGGGCAAATTAGAAATTGAGGCTGTTAAAACAATTATAAAAAGTAAAAACCGAAGTAATGCAGGCCCATCAGTACCCGCAAAAGGCTTATATTTGACACAAGTTTCATATCCAAAAAGAACTAAATAG
- the folP gene encoding dihydropteroate synthase produces MTVNCKGNLIDFKNPKIMGVLNSTPDSFYDGGKYMNPEASIAQVAKMINDGATFIDVGAYSSRPGAAHVSLTEELRRIVPIVEVLLKEFPSILLSIDTFRAQVAKECIEAGASLINDISAASLDKNMMQTVAELKVPYIMMHMKGTPQQMQHHTNYEHLLNDVLYYFSEKISKAHAHGINDVIIDPGFGFSKTLEQNYELMQKLDLFKITEKPILVGISRKSMIYKLLKTDAKNALNGTSVLHTIALLKGAHILRVHDVKEAAECIEIVAQTELTNNSF; encoded by the coding sequence ATGACAGTAAATTGTAAAGGAAACCTTATAGATTTTAAAAATCCTAAAATAATGGGTGTGTTAAATAGTACGCCAGACTCATTTTATGATGGCGGAAAATATATGAATCCTGAAGCTAGTATAGCACAAGTAGCTAAAATGATCAATGACGGCGCTACTTTTATTGATGTTGGCGCCTATAGTTCTAGGCCAGGCGCTGCACATGTTTCTTTAACTGAAGAATTGCGACGAATTGTTCCCATTGTTGAAGTATTACTAAAAGAATTCCCTTCTATTTTGCTTTCTATAGATACCTTTAGAGCTCAAGTGGCTAAGGAATGTATTGAGGCGGGAGCCAGTTTAATTAATGACATTTCGGCGGCGAGTTTAGATAAAAACATGATGCAAACCGTTGCCGAACTGAAGGTACCCTACATAATGATGCACATGAAAGGTACGCCTCAGCAAATGCAACACCATACAAATTATGAGCATCTTTTAAATGATGTGTTATACTATTTTTCAGAAAAAATTAGCAAGGCACATGCTCATGGCATTAATGATGTTATTATTGATCCTGGATTTGGCTTTTCAAAAACATTGGAACAAAATTACGAACTCATGCAAAAATTAGATCTCTTCAAAATTACCGAAAAACCTATTTTGGTCGGGATTAGCAGAAAATCTATGATATACAAACTATTAAAAACCGACGCCAAAAACGCATTAAATGGCACGAGTGTTTTACATACCATTGCCCTTTTAAAAGGGGCTCATATACTTAGAGTTCACGATGTTAAAGAAGCTGCAGAATGCATTGAAATAGTGGCGCAAACTGAGCTTACAAATAACTCGTTTTAA
- a CDS encoding diadenylate cyclase — translation MNFLNFLDFKITDLIDIFLVAILLYYIYKLVRGTVAINIFIGIVFVWGFWKLTELLEMKMISSMVGGFMQVGLIALIIVFQQEIRKFLLMIGSTNFSNKRNFIKHFKFLKQEAGAISTDVDAILGACDKMSSSKTGALLIISRTNSLDFVKSSGDKMHIEISQPIIESIFYKNSPLHDGAAIIENNYIVATRVILPVSNERNIPLRFGLRHRAAVGITEKTDALALVVSEETGSITYIKNGEFTLYKDLNELSNMLKEDLL, via the coding sequence TTGAATTTTCTAAATTTTCTGGATTTTAAAATTACCGACCTTATCGATATTTTTTTGGTCGCTATTCTCTTGTATTACATTTACAAATTAGTTCGCGGAACTGTTGCTATTAATATTTTTATTGGTATTGTCTTTGTTTGGGGCTTTTGGAAACTGACTGAGTTGCTCGAAATGAAAATGATTAGCAGCATGGTAGGCGGTTTTATGCAAGTAGGTTTAATTGCTTTAATCATTGTGTTTCAACAAGAAATTAGAAAATTCTTATTAATGATTGGGTCGACCAACTTTTCAAATAAACGAAACTTTATAAAACACTTTAAGTTTTTAAAACAAGAAGCTGGAGCGATAAGCACCGATGTAGATGCTATTTTAGGCGCTTGTGATAAAATGAGCAGTTCTAAAACGGGTGCCTTATTAATTATTAGCCGCACCAATTCGTTAGATTTTGTAAAATCTTCAGGCGATAAAATGCATATTGAAATTTCGCAACCCATCATTGAAAGTATCTTCTACAAAAATAGCCCCTTACACGATGGCGCCGCTATTATTGAAAACAATTACATTGTAGCTACCCGAGTAATCTTGCCGGTATCGAACGAGCGAAATATTCCTTTGCGTTTTGGATTGCGACATAGGGCCGCTGTGGGCATTACCGAAAAAACTGATGCATTAGCCTTAGTGGTAAGTGAAGAAACGGGCAGCATTACCTATATAAAAAACGGAGAATTTACGCTTTATAAAGATTTGAACGAGCTTTCAAACATGCTTAAAGAAGACCTTTTGTAA
- a CDS encoding DUF3667 domain-containing protein, with protein sequence MECKNCNDSLRTDYSFCPACGAKVIRNRITVKNLAYDVTERFFNLDNTFLKTFWHLFTKPDIVIGGYIDGIRKKYMNPVSYMTIALTLSGILLFFLRKYFKDDIKWNSISNGQNEAANAKIMELMFDYSSFIFLLYIPILAIASYLAINKGKYNLPEYFVTFIYILAQYSILSFPISIGVLLISPEQYLTIGLPLVFFIFFYSVYVLQKMNTYKIKYLIPRSMLYSFLTFVGFIGLIIVFVIVLFATEMLVLEDFAPPN encoded by the coding sequence ATGGAATGTAAAAACTGTAATGACTCTCTAAGAACAGATTATTCTTTTTGTCCTGCTTGTGGTGCTAAAGTGATACGGAATAGAATTACGGTTAAAAATCTAGCATATGATGTTACCGAACGATTTTTTAATTTGGATAATACTTTTTTAAAAACCTTTTGGCATTTATTCACTAAACCCGATATTGTTATAGGTGGTTATATTGATGGTATTCGTAAAAAATATATGAACCCCGTAAGCTATATGACTATAGCTTTAACACTATCTGGAATATTATTATTCTTCTTGAGAAAATACTTTAAAGATGATATAAAATGGAATAGTATTTCCAACGGACAAAATGAAGCTGCGAATGCAAAAATTATGGAGCTTATGTTTGATTATAGCTCCTTTATATTTTTGCTTTATATACCTATTTTAGCCATTGCATCATATCTCGCCATTAACAAGGGTAAATATAATTTACCAGAATATTTTGTCACTTTTATTTATATTTTGGCACAATATAGTATACTATCTTTTCCAATTAGTATAGGCGTTTTATTAATTTCTCCTGAACAATACCTAACTATTGGACTACCGCTAGTGTTTTTTATATTCTTTTATAGCGTTTATGTACTTCAAAAAATGAATACTTATAAAATCAAATATTTAATCCCTAGATCGATGTTGTATTCGTTCTTAACATTTGTGGGATTCATAGGGTTGATAATAGTATTTGTGATTGTATTATTTGCTACTGAAATGTTAGTTTTAGAAGATTTTGCGCCGCCCAATTAA
- a CDS encoding DUF1599 domain-containing protein: MQKTSEQYDAVIEICRDLFSKKMKDYGSAWRILRLPSLTDQIFIKAQRIRGLQENEFHKVDEDEQSEFIGIINYALMALIQIHEGVADQPDMTTEEALEHFNSHLSLTKALMLNKNHDYGEAWRDMRVSSLTDLILQKVLRVKSIENNKGKTLVSEGIEANYQDMINYAVFAMIHLTSNSK; this comes from the coding sequence ATGCAAAAAACGTCAGAACAATACGATGCAGTCATCGAAATTTGTAGAGATTTATTCTCTAAAAAAATGAAAGATTACGGCAGTGCTTGGCGAATATTGCGACTTCCATCTTTAACCGATCAAATTTTTATTAAAGCGCAACGCATTCGTGGACTGCAGGAAAACGAGTTTCATAAAGTTGATGAAGACGAGCAATCAGAGTTTATAGGCATTATAAATTATGCGCTTATGGCTTTAATTCAAATCCATGAAGGTGTAGCAGATCAGCCAGACATGACTACTGAAGAGGCTTTGGAGCATTTTAATAGTCATCTATCGCTAACGAAAGCACTAATGCTTAACAAAAACCACGATTATGGTGAAGCCTGGAGAGATATGCGTGTAAGCTCCCTTACCGATTTAATTTTACAAAAGGTATTACGTGTAAAGTCCATAGAAAATAATAAAGGCAAAACCTTGGTAAGTGAAGGTATTGAGGCAAATTATCAAGACATGATTAATTATGCGGTATTTGCCATGATACATTTAACCTCAAATTCTAAATAA
- a CDS encoding BT_3928 family protein yields MKYFVAVSRIFVGLLFIISGFIKLNDPVGFSFKLEEYFSFSVLNFPSLEPHALKISILVVILEVLLGVLLLLGFRVKFTLWSLLLMIIGFTFLTFYSAYFNKVTDCGCFGDALKLTPWESFTKDVILLLFILILFKGQKYISPIFSAGVNRFLTLLAVLASSVFAYYVLNHLPAIDFRPYKIGANIEEGMIVPEDAQKAVFDYAWKFKVNGEEKVIVTRGDYPTVDGEFLDVETTEIASGYEPPIHDFTIEKDGVDRADELLQEPKLVMVVAYDLSKSNYKAFEEIKKIAEEATKNGYKVIGMSASSEDFTLKLSKEYKLAFDFYFTDQTTLKTIVRSNPGVLVLEKGTIKQKVHYNDLDELKFN; encoded by the coding sequence ATGAAATATTTCGTAGCAGTAAGTAGAATTTTTGTCGGCTTGTTATTTATTATCAGTGGATTTATAAAGCTGAATGATCCAGTAGGTTTTTCGTTTAAACTTGAAGAGTATTTTAGTTTTAGTGTCTTGAACTTTCCCTCTTTAGAACCTCACGCCCTTAAAATTTCTATTCTAGTGGTTATTTTAGAAGTGCTTTTAGGAGTGCTTTTATTACTAGGTTTTCGTGTAAAATTTACCCTCTGGAGCTTATTATTAATGATTATTGGCTTTACTTTTTTAACTTTTTATTCCGCTTATTTCAATAAAGTAACAGATTGCGGTTGTTTTGGAGATGCCTTAAAGTTAACCCCCTGGGAATCTTTTACCAAAGATGTTATATTGCTGCTTTTTATTTTAATTTTGTTTAAAGGGCAAAAATACATTAGCCCTATTTTTAGTGCTGGTGTAAATAGATTTTTAACCCTGCTTGCGGTATTAGCGAGTTCTGTTTTTGCTTACTATGTATTAAATCACCTACCGGCAATAGATTTTAGACCTTATAAAATTGGTGCCAATATAGAAGAAGGTATGATAGTTCCGGAAGATGCGCAAAAAGCTGTCTTTGATTACGCTTGGAAATTTAAGGTAAATGGTGAGGAAAAAGTGATTGTAACCCGTGGCGATTACCCCACGGTTGATGGTGAATTCTTAGATGTAGAAACCACCGAAATAGCATCAGGTTATGAACCCCCTATTCATGATTTTACCATTGAAAAGGATGGGGTTGATAGGGCGGATGAATTACTACAAGAGCCTAAATTAGTGATGGTAGTTGCCTATGACTTATCTAAAAGTAATTATAAAGCCTTCGAGGAAATTAAAAAAATAGCTGAAGAAGCCACTAAAAACGGATATAAAGTAATTGGTATGTCGGCCTCAAGTGAAGACTTTACCTTAAAACTAAGCAAAGAATACAAACTGGCTTTTGATTTCTATTTTACAGATCAAACTACCTTAAAAACCATCGTTAGATCTAACCCCGGGGTGCTGGTTTTAGAAAAAGGAACGATCAAACAAAAAGTACATTATAACGATTTAGATGAATTGAAGTTTAATTAA
- a CDS encoding ABC transporter ATP-binding protein, whose product MDNKSGKAFDFSLFKRLVNYTKPYKTTFYGVAIAAILLSGFAVMTAIIVGDIVDEAITLKDVDKLWYLTMAMLGVLLGQVVSQLGFNYYANWLGESVIKDVRIDLFSKMMGFKMKYFDNSSIGILVTRAVADMQRIGEIFSQGFFVIVADLLKMAVVGGVMLYQNWKLALIVFALMPIIAYATRLFQKAMKIAFTEVRAQVSNLNSFVQERITGMKIVQLFNREETEKEKFRVINEKHQNAWLKTVWYNSIFFPIAEIVSSLAIGLIVWYGGLLNIANVAPNEYGAIFAFILLSDMLFRPLRQIADKFNTLQMGMVAANRVFKILDTDSQIEDSGTIEQKDVKGNIEFKDVHFGYLENEEVLHGISFKVQAGETVAIVGATGAGKSTIINLLNRFYEINSGVISVDGISINEYTLSSLRSKIAVVLQDVFLFADTIANNISLKNQDISKADIEAAAKQIGVDEFISSLPNGYDYNVKERGTMLSSGQRQLIAFLRAYVSNPSILVLDEATSSVDTYSEQLIQKATEKITEGRTSIIIAHRLATIKKADKIIVMDAGKIMEMGSHKELLKKGGYYSNLYEAQFLSEEVA is encoded by the coding sequence ATGGACAACAAATCAGGAAAAGCTTTTGACTTTAGCTTGTTTAAAAGATTAGTAAACTACACTAAGCCTTATAAAACTACTTTTTATGGTGTGGCTATCGCTGCTATTTTATTATCAGGTTTTGCGGTAATGACCGCTATTATTGTGGGAGATATTGTGGATGAAGCCATCACCCTAAAAGATGTTGACAAACTATGGTATTTAACGATGGCTATGCTTGGTGTTTTACTAGGGCAGGTAGTAAGTCAGTTAGGGTTTAATTATTATGCCAATTGGTTGGGCGAATCGGTAATTAAAGATGTTCGGATCGATTTGTTTTCGAAAATGATGGGTTTTAAAATGAAATATTTTGACAACTCCTCGATCGGAATTTTAGTCACAAGGGCCGTTGCTGATATGCAACGAATCGGTGAAATTTTTAGCCAAGGTTTTTTTGTTATTGTCGCTGATTTATTAAAGATGGCCGTAGTGGGTGGGGTTATGTTGTATCAGAATTGGAAACTTGCCTTAATTGTTTTCGCGCTTATGCCAATCATTGCCTATGCGACGCGTTTATTTCAAAAGGCAATGAAGATTGCGTTTACTGAAGTAAGAGCACAAGTGTCGAATTTAAATTCTTTTGTGCAAGAACGCATCACAGGGATGAAAATAGTGCAACTTTTTAACCGAGAAGAAACCGAAAAAGAAAAGTTTAGAGTGATTAATGAAAAACACCAAAATGCTTGGTTAAAAACAGTTTGGTACAACTCTATTTTCTTTCCTATTGCTGAAATCGTTTCTTCGCTTGCGATTGGATTAATTGTTTGGTATGGTGGCTTATTAAATATTGCGAATGTTGCTCCTAATGAATACGGCGCTATTTTTGCGTTTATTTTACTCTCTGATATGCTTTTTAGACCCTTACGCCAAATTGCAGATAAGTTTAATACACTGCAGATGGGTATGGTTGCAGCAAATCGGGTATTTAAAATTTTAGATACGGATAGCCAAATTGAAGATTCAGGTACTATTGAACAAAAAGATGTTAAAGGAAACATTGAATTTAAAGACGTACACTTTGGCTACTTAGAAAATGAAGAAGTGCTTCATGGAATTTCTTTTAAAGTACAGGCAGGGGAGACGGTGGCCATTGTTGGTGCTACTGGAGCAGGAAAATCGACTATTATAAATTTATTAAATCGTTTTTACGAGATCAACTCTGGTGTTATTTCTGTAGATGGAATTTCTATTAACGAATATACCCTCAGTTCCTTGCGTTCAAAAATTGCGGTAGTTTTACAAGACGTATTTTTATTTGCGGACACCATTGCCAATAATATATCTTTAAAAAATCAAGATATTAGCAAAGCGGATATTGAAGCTGCAGCGAAACAAATTGGTGTTGATGAATTTATTAGTAGTTTACCCAATGGCTATGATTACAACGTGAAGGAACGTGGCACTATGCTTTCAAGTGGACAGCGACAGTTAATAGCTTTTTTAAGGGCCTACGTAAGCAATCCCAGTATTTTGGTCTTAGATGAAGCAACATCATCTGTTGACACCTATTCTGAGCAACTGATTCAGAAAGCGACCGAAAAAATAACGGAGGGCAGAACATCGATCATTATCGCACATCGTTTGGCAACCATTAAAAAAGCAGATAAAATAATTGTGATGGATGCCGGTAAAATTATGGAAATGGGCAGTCACAAAGAACTCCTTAAAAAAGGAGGCTATTATAGCAATTTATACGAAGCGCAATTTTTATCAGAGGAAGTGGCGTAA
- a CDS encoding DUF4293 domain-containing protein: MIQRIQTFYLLLVILLTGALPFWVNLWSDANGKEIFAQNEILISGAFMGAAVLAIVAILWYKKRQNQFVVNRLNMILNLFLLGFFVYRSLNLSGEIEVSEKGIGMLIPVFSIVFLVLANKAIRKDEDLVKSVDRLR; this comes from the coding sequence ATGATTCAAAGAATACAGACATTTTATTTGTTATTAGTGATACTTTTAACGGGTGCTTTACCGTTTTGGGTAAATCTATGGTCTGATGCTAATGGGAAAGAAATTTTTGCCCAAAATGAAATTTTAATTTCAGGCGCATTTATGGGTGCCGCAGTATTAGCAATAGTTGCTATTTTATGGTATAAGAAACGACAAAACCAATTTGTAGTAAACAGATTGAATATGATATTAAATCTTTTTTTACTAGGATTTTTCGTTTATCGGTCGCTAAATTTATCTGGAGAAATTGAGGTTTCTGAGAAAGGTATTGGGATGCTGATTCCTGTTTTTTCTATCGTATTTTTAGTCTTGGCCAACAAGGCTATTAGAAAGGATGAGGATCTTGTAAAATCTGTTGATCGCTTACGTTAA
- a CDS encoding metallophosphoesterase has protein sequence MKRILLLSDTHSHMDDTILKYAKKADEIWHAGDIGNLVVTDTLQKLKPLRAVYGNIDDHKAQLEFPLDNKFMCEGVAVWITHIGGYPNRYNPRIKEEIKKNTPKLFITGHSHILKVMWDKKLNLLHMNPGACGKHGFHQIRTMLQFVIDGDSIKDLEIIELGQRAG, from the coding sequence ATGAAACGAATACTTTTACTTTCTGATACCCATAGCCACATGGATGATACTATTTTAAAATATGCAAAAAAAGCAGATGAAATATGGCATGCTGGCGACATTGGTAATTTAGTGGTTACAGATACCTTACAAAAGCTAAAACCTTTACGCGCTGTATATGGTAATATTGATGACCATAAGGCCCAGTTAGAGTTTCCCTTAGATAATAAATTTATGTGCGAAGGTGTGGCTGTTTGGATCACACACATTGGCGGTTACCCTAACCGCTATAATCCTAGAATTAAAGAAGAAATAAAAAAAAATACGCCTAAATTATTTATTACCGGACATTCGCATATTCTAAAAGTGATGTGGGATAAAAAACTTAACTTATTGCATATGAACCCTGGAGCTTGCGGTAAACACGGTTTTCATCAAATAAGAACAATGTTACAATTTGTAATTGATGGAGATAGCATCAAGGATTTAGAAATTATTGAGCTAGGACAAAGAGCCGGTTAA
- a CDS encoding M57 family metalloprotease: MKKNRLIFSAIVLMGLQSACEKGNETNLLLPEESNDLIQQEALALTDDVLKVFKNNYYNVDDVSVVDFMLPDGTMEQRFKLENDILFSAEQFKSLSELNTKAAKNYHTTNLVRPRVLSIIGYTGGQNALSTKERTALQYAVNNYNALNLSIRFTLTFGTSYQNKDMVVYYNPNESGAGGSAGFPSNGNPNKFIQIYGLDNADVNVVEHVITHEMGHSVGFRHTDWFSRQSCGQNLNEGTSGVGAIPIPGTPAAYDPTSIMLACFSFNEDGEFNNNDIIALNYLY; encoded by the coding sequence ATGAAAAAAAACCGATTAATTTTTAGCGCTATTGTATTAATGGGCCTACAAAGCGCTTGTGAAAAAGGAAATGAAACCAACTTGCTTTTGCCTGAAGAAAGTAATGATCTTATTCAGCAAGAAGCCTTAGCATTAACTGACGATGTTTTAAAAGTATTTAAAAACAATTACTATAATGTAGATGACGTTTCTGTAGTTGATTTTATGCTTCCCGATGGAACCATGGAACAAAGATTTAAGCTAGAAAATGATATTTTATTTTCAGCTGAACAGTTTAAAAGTTTATCAGAACTTAATACTAAAGCGGCTAAAAATTATCATACCACAAATTTAGTAAGGCCCAGAGTACTTTCAATTATTGGCTATACTGGCGGTCAAAATGCACTTTCTACCAAAGAACGAACCGCACTACAATATGCAGTTAATAATTATAATGCTTTAAATTTAAGTATTCGGTTCACACTAACTTTTGGAACCTCCTACCAAAATAAGGATATGGTCGTGTACTACAATCCTAATGAATCAGGAGCAGGCGGCTCTGCGGGTTTTCCAAGTAATGGGAACCCCAATAAATTTATTCAAATTTACGGTTTAGACAACGCAGATGTGAATGTTGTAGAACACGTTATTACTCATGAAATGGGTCATTCTGTAGGTTTTAGACATACCGATTGGTTTAGCCGTCAAAGCTGCGGACAGAATCTCAATGAAGGAACCTCAGGTGTAGGAGCCATACCCATTCCGGGAACTCCTGCGGCCTATGACCCCACTTCAATCATGCTGGCATGTTTTAGTTTTAATGAGGATGGAGAGTTTAATAACAATGATATTATCGCACTAAATTACCTTTACTAA